From a region of the Paenibacillus sp. FSL R10-2734 genome:
- a CDS encoding S41 family peptidase: MKSKKVITALLSSCLALSITFAPMASAADAAQASTNNNDLINEVMKLLENYNLSDVDKDALIRGAIDGMVNTLDDPYSQYFNSEEAAQFEHAVDLEYVGIGVKLQYTPIELYIEEISPGSPAEKAGLKRGDTILKINGIPVDETDDTELSGAAGTKVTLLILRNGVTKSYVVTRNELNSTSVFGTLIGPKIAYISLSGFTQNSDEEFAAMLKKMRAAGMKSMVLDLRDNLGGYMDSAYNIVSNFMDKGLMMYTSDQSGALTPVTITNGSKIGVPVVILTNEYTASASEALTGALRDNKLATVVGTRSFGKARIQSLLKVSNGDMLKLTTQKYLTPKKEDFNHIGLAPDIEVKGKTAQTITALQIAGMKNLELTGDHHILNINGVPFAGNVGLVKQGDKTYASSIVLATLVEGEITWDAKNKKVIVKNGSGTATGFTLSSKEALSQNGETYIELNAFKKKFPALTWSYNASQKQLKLSVK; this comes from the coding sequence ATGAAATCCAAAAAAGTAATAACTGCACTTTTATCCAGCTGTCTTGCTTTATCCATTACGTTTGCTCCAATGGCTTCCGCTGCTGATGCGGCTCAAGCTTCCACAAACAACAATGATCTTATCAATGAAGTGATGAAGCTATTGGAGAACTATAATCTTTCAGATGTAGATAAGGATGCCTTGATTCGCGGTGCAATTGACGGCATGGTGAACACACTGGATGATCCATACAGCCAATACTTCAACTCCGAGGAAGCTGCGCAATTTGAACATGCTGTTGATCTCGAATACGTTGGCATTGGTGTTAAACTGCAGTATACGCCAATAGAACTCTACATCGAAGAAATCTCTCCAGGTTCTCCTGCAGAAAAGGCAGGTCTGAAACGCGGCGATACGATTCTCAAAATCAACGGTATACCCGTTGACGAAACGGATGATACCGAACTGAGTGGAGCCGCAGGCACCAAGGTTACCCTGCTGATTCTCAGAAATGGAGTCACAAAATCTTATGTTGTCACCCGAAATGAATTGAACTCGACTTCCGTTTTTGGAACTCTCATTGGTCCAAAGATTGCCTATATTTCGCTGAGTGGTTTCACACAGAATTCTGATGAAGAATTCGCTGCTATGCTGAAGAAGATGCGTGCAGCAGGTATGAAATCCATGGTGCTTGATTTACGTGATAACTTGGGCGGCTATATGGATTCAGCATACAACATTGTCTCTAACTTTATGGATAAAGGCCTTATGATGTATACCTCAGATCAAAGTGGAGCGTTAACTCCTGTAACCATTACTAATGGCAGCAAAATAGGTGTACCTGTCGTTATTCTAACGAACGAATACACTGCAAGTGCATCTGAAGCTCTAACTGGCGCCCTACGTGACAACAAGCTAGCTACTGTCGTAGGAACTCGTTCGTTCGGCAAAGCGCGTATTCAAAGCCTACTAAAGGTGTCTAATGGCGACATGCTGAAGTTGACCACACAGAAATATCTAACACCTAAAAAAGAAGACTTTAATCACATCGGTCTTGCACCGGATATTGAGGTTAAAGGCAAAACTGCACAAACTATTACCGCCCTGCAGATTGCTGGAATGAAGAATTTAGAACTCACCGGAGATCATCATATCCTGAATATCAATGGAGTTCCCTTTGCTGGTAATGTCGGTCTAGTGAAGCAGGGTGATAAGACTTATGCTTCCTCGATTGTGCTGGCTACGCTTGTCGAAGGCGAGATCACGTGGGATGCCAAGAACAAGAAAGTCATCGTAAAGAACGGATCAGGCACAGCCACCGGCTTTACGCTCTCCTCCAAAGAGGCGCTATCTCAGAATGGTGAGACCTATATTGAATTAAATGCCTTTAAGAAGAAGTTCCCCGCACTTACATGGAGCTACAATGCTTCTCAGAAGCAGTTGAAATTATCCGTAAAATAA
- a CDS encoding copper amine oxidase N-terminal domain-containing protein — MKRLLSLFSISLLALILAVPAFAASKPIDVYINGSKVSFTAGSPYLANNSVLVPFRVVFEKLGLQVLWDAKTGTVTGKSSNLAITLKIGSNRATVNGTVKKLITAPVSSAGTTYIPLRFIAEATGGTAVWNSTSRSVQITTPVSKDKDEAAITTLIRLSNQYFNEEKASSFYSLMDSDSSYTQSVSDLNDSFEAFDIKNTIDSLEILDIKADEATVYTLESSRRIGGAYTPDTEDEYVYTLVRKNGSWKISSVESQSSAILLTREQGLKPAANIPQNDADAIKGSITKYYQAMNEQNPTAVLSTMTSYGEEYDSSLKADLDDFFASYDITYTPGISNIYYYSAKEAAIYVESKDKEASEEETYEQGLIYILSKSDIGVWTIDNTYNVYNKLVKS; from the coding sequence TTGAAAAGATTATTATCCCTCTTTAGCATAAGTCTACTGGCCCTTATACTTGCGGTCCCGGCTTTTGCAGCTTCGAAACCGATTGATGTTTATATCAACGGAAGTAAGGTTTCCTTCACTGCTGGATCCCCCTACTTAGCGAATAATTCTGTACTTGTACCTTTCCGAGTCGTCTTTGAGAAGCTTGGACTTCAAGTTCTCTGGGATGCAAAGACTGGAACAGTGACAGGTAAAAGCTCAAATCTTGCGATTACCCTCAAAATTGGCAGCAACCGCGCTACTGTTAACGGAACTGTAAAAAAATTGATCACCGCACCAGTCTCCTCAGCTGGCACTACATACATTCCTTTGCGTTTTATCGCCGAGGCAACCGGAGGCACAGCCGTCTGGAATTCCACCAGTAGAAGTGTGCAGATTACTACTCCTGTATCCAAAGATAAGGACGAAGCAGCCATTACAACATTAATCCGTTTGTCTAATCAGTATTTCAATGAAGAAAAAGCGTCTAGCTTCTATTCCCTTATGGATTCTGACTCCTCTTACACGCAATCTGTGTCTGATCTCAATGATTCCTTTGAAGCTTTCGACATAAAGAATACGATTGATAGCTTGGAAATCCTCGACATTAAAGCTGACGAAGCCACTGTGTATACGCTTGAAAGTTCTCGCAGAATAGGTGGGGCTTATACCCCAGACACAGAGGATGAATACGTATATACCCTGGTCCGCAAGAACGGAAGCTGGAAGATATCATCCGTGGAATCCCAAAGCTCGGCGATTCTCCTAACTCGTGAACAAGGTCTAAAACCAGCAGCCAACATCCCTCAAAACGATGCGGATGCCATCAAAGGCAGTATTACCAAGTATTATCAAGCAATGAACGAACAGAATCCGACCGCAGTTCTTTCCACGATGACTTCATATGGGGAAGAATATGATTCCTCTCTCAAGGCAGATTTGGATGATTTCTTTGCTTCGTATGATATTACCTATACTCCAGGCATTTCAAATATCTATTATTACAGTGCCAAAGAAGCAGCTATATATGTAGAAAGCAAAGACAAGGAAGCAAGTGAAGAGGAGACTTATGAGCAGGGCCTTATCTATATTCTATCCAAGTCGGATATCGGTGTATGGACAATCGATAACACATATAACGTCTACAACAAACTTGTGAAATCCTAA
- a CDS encoding NAD kinase: protein MRYYVLDRGDELSIKLAEQFHKLAAERDLQLDAESPEIVISIGGDGTMLHAFHTFIDQIPNLAFVGVHTGHLGFYADWQAEELPTLIDYMCGTENSEPQKPRIVKYPLLELEIHKKSGSSSHIALNEFTLKGVDGTIMIQVDINDVTFEMFRGDGLCISTPSGSTAYNKSLGGAMVHPTIEALQIAEIASINNRVFRTMGSPLLLPKHHHCDILSCKDQRLLLTIDHNNIPVDDLISVRCQVSDKKVSFARYRPFPFWNRVREAFLV from the coding sequence TTGAGATATTATGTTCTGGACCGCGGTGATGAACTATCAATCAAACTTGCCGAGCAGTTTCACAAGCTAGCGGCGGAGCGGGACCTGCAACTGGATGCCGAGTCTCCGGAAATCGTCATCTCTATTGGCGGAGACGGCACAATGCTGCACGCTTTTCATACCTTTATCGATCAAATACCCAATTTAGCCTTCGTAGGTGTACACACAGGACACTTAGGCTTCTATGCGGACTGGCAAGCGGAAGAGCTACCCACCTTAATCGACTATATGTGCGGTACCGAAAATTCTGAGCCACAGAAACCTCGTATCGTGAAATATCCGTTACTTGAGCTGGAAATCCACAAGAAATCTGGTTCTTCGTCCCACATTGCCCTAAATGAATTTACCCTTAAAGGGGTCGATGGAACTATAATGATCCAGGTTGACATTAATGATGTCACTTTCGAAATGTTCCGTGGAGACGGGCTTTGTATCTCTACTCCCTCTGGCAGCACAGCCTATAACAAAAGCCTTGGGGGCGCCATGGTACACCCTACAATAGAAGCGTTGCAGATTGCCGAAATCGCATCTATTAACAACCGTGTATTCCGAACCATGGGATCACCATTACTGCTGCCGAAGCATCATCATTGCGACATTTTATCATGTAAGGATCAGCGCTTGCTGCTCACGATTGATCATAACAATATTCCAGTAGATGACCTGATTTCAGTACGCTGTCAAGTATCGGACAAAAAAGTCAGTTTCGCTAGGTACCGACCGTTTCCGTTCTGGAACCGTGTCCGTGAAGCTTTTTTGGTTTAA
- the ylbJ gene encoding sporulation integral membrane protein YlbJ, producing MTLKKIGGPLLGLTLAGCMLLMLFHPEASLGAALRGLAIWWDVLFPSLFPFFVISEIMLGLGIVHLFGALLDPLMRPLFGIPGSGGFVAAMGYVSGYPVGAKLTAKLREQNLISRVEGERLVAFTTSSDPIFLLGAVSVGFFRDASLGLILALAHYGSGLIVGLLMSFHGRKEQSPPSQDPAITSSNAPSTPAKKGFGRIHAALLAMEEARLKDGRSFGELLKGAIQSSLKLIIVVGGLVVFFNVLMELLARAGILSSLFSMTGHLVSLVGGPPELAQALISGFFEVTIGARSAGEAASSIPLQFKVAAAAFILSWGGLSVHAQVASILNGTGLRYLPFLTARLIHALLASGLVLLLWNPVMNTGLSTAWVSLPASVAFTPSATGITASLALLILLLTAAILVSLLIPALKAMIRWVR from the coding sequence ATGACTTTAAAAAAGATTGGCGGCCCACTGCTGGGATTAACATTAGCAGGCTGTATGCTGCTGATGCTGTTTCATCCGGAGGCATCCCTTGGCGCAGCCTTACGAGGCTTGGCCATCTGGTGGGATGTGTTATTCCCCTCCCTATTTCCATTTTTCGTCATTTCCGAAATCATGCTAGGCTTAGGGATTGTTCATCTCTTCGGTGCTCTGCTTGATCCATTGATGCGTCCTCTTTTCGGTATACCAGGTAGCGGTGGGTTTGTCGCTGCGATGGGATATGTATCAGGATATCCTGTTGGCGCTAAATTAACCGCTAAGCTGCGAGAACAGAATCTGATTAGCAGAGTAGAGGGCGAACGATTAGTCGCCTTCACAACCTCCTCCGATCCAATCTTTCTATTAGGTGCAGTATCCGTCGGATTCTTTCGAGACGCATCATTAGGGCTCATACTAGCCCTCGCCCACTACGGAAGCGGTTTGATTGTTGGATTGCTAATGTCATTTCATGGACGCAAAGAACAGAGCCCCCCATCCCAAGACCCAGCAATAACTAGTTCTAACGCCCCCTCCACTCCAGCAAAAAAAGGCTTTGGAAGAATCCATGCAGCACTACTTGCCATGGAGGAGGCTAGGCTCAAAGATGGACGGAGCTTTGGGGAGCTATTAAAGGGCGCCATCCAGTCCTCGCTAAAGCTTATTATTGTGGTAGGTGGTTTAGTTGTATTCTTCAATGTACTAATGGAACTGCTTGCCCGCGCCGGAATCCTATCCTCACTATTTAGCATGACTGGACATCTAGTATCCCTTGTGGGTGGTCCTCCCGAACTGGCTCAGGCCCTGATAAGTGGATTCTTCGAGGTCACTATCGGCGCCCGTTCAGCGGGTGAAGCCGCTTCTTCCATCCCGCTGCAGTTCAAGGTAGCGGCAGCGGCCTTCATCCTCTCTTGGGGCGGCTTATCTGTACATGCCCAGGTGGCTAGTATACTGAACGGTACGGGACTGCGGTACCTGCCATTTTTAACTGCGCGTCTAATTCACGCTTTACTCGCATCAGGCTTGGTATTGCTGCTCTGGAACCCAGTAATGAACACAGGACTGTCTACTGCATGGGTATCATTGCCTGCCTCTGTTGCCTTTACACCTTCTGCCACAGGGATCACTGCAAGTCTCGCTCTGCTGATCCTTTTATTAACAGCCGCCATTCTAGTCTCACTGCTTATCCCTGCTTTGAAGGCAATGATTCGATGGGTAAGGTGA
- a CDS encoding globin — translation MNPNESIYENLGGAEALHRLVEVFYAKVQLHPQLGPLFPEDITPVLEKQYQFLTQFFGGGPMYSELHGHPMMRARHMHIPITPERAEEWLQCMKEALVETGVEEPLRSFVLNRLAGPAHHFVNMPQE, via the coding sequence ATGAATCCAAATGAGAGTATATATGAGAACTTAGGGGGGGCTGAGGCACTACATCGATTGGTGGAAGTATTCTACGCCAAAGTGCAGCTTCACCCGCAGCTGGGACCGTTATTTCCAGAAGACATTACTCCTGTTCTGGAGAAGCAGTATCAATTTCTGACACAGTTTTTTGGCGGTGGCCCAATGTATTCAGAGTTACATGGACATCCCATGATGAGAGCAAGGCATATGCATATTCCTATTACTCCAGAACGTGCTGAAGAATGGCTGCAGTGTATGAAAGAGGCGCTCGTGGAGACTGGCGTAGAAGAGCCGCTGCGTTCCTTCGTGCTTAATCGCCTTGCCGGTCCCGCACATCATTTTGTTAACATGCCCCAGGAATAA
- a CDS encoding DUF2225 domain-containing protein, translated as MPDLIPLYSIKVKCCNCEHEFSTSRVRPSLKKAVRRDADFCAYYKNENPDYYVVRVCPSCGFASTENSADKLSELQRKAFNEQVGKRWKSRDFGDKRSWEAALETYKLALLCAQCINDKDRIIASLLHHIAWLYRYQGNTEQEQRFLRYSLDEYVKVYEKDGIGGNDARLMYLIGELNRRIGEFSVAVMWFSRLINDQKIMDAAMIRAAREQWAVLREQMRGIDVDVDGLPSGT; from the coding sequence TTGCCAGACTTAATACCCCTATATTCTATTAAGGTCAAATGTTGCAATTGTGAACATGAATTTTCAACCTCTCGCGTGCGTCCTAGCCTGAAAAAGGCTGTTCGCCGCGATGCTGATTTCTGCGCATATTACAAAAACGAGAATCCGGATTATTATGTTGTACGTGTCTGCCCAAGTTGCGGGTTTGCCTCTACAGAAAATTCAGCGGACAAGCTGTCGGAGCTGCAGCGGAAGGCATTTAATGAACAGGTAGGAAAACGCTGGAAGAGCCGTGATTTTGGGGATAAGCGAAGCTGGGAAGCTGCACTGGAGACCTATAAACTTGCGCTTCTATGCGCTCAGTGTATTAACGATAAGGATCGAATTATTGCTAGTCTGCTGCATCACATTGCTTGGTTGTATCGATATCAAGGGAATACAGAGCAGGAACAACGCTTTTTGCGTTATTCATTGGATGAATATGTGAAGGTGTACGAAAAAGACGGAATAGGTGGTAATGATGCCCGGCTCATGTATCTTATCGGTGAGCTTAACCGGCGCATTGGAGAATTCTCTGTGGCTGTAATGTGGTTCTCCCGTCTGATTAATGATCAGAAGATTATGGATGCTGCGATGATTCGAGCCGCCAGAGAGCAGTGGGCTGTGCTAAGAGAGCAAATGCGCGGCATAGATGTTGATGTCGATGGATTGCCTTCAGGTACTTAA
- a CDS encoding YycC family protein yields the protein MKPLQISPETAITLSKQLGVPLEHLMHMPQHILLQKIAELSKKQNSPQAEGGNEASPSGEGSQ from the coding sequence ATGAAGCCACTACAAATTTCACCGGAAACAGCCATAACGTTATCGAAGCAACTAGGCGTTCCACTGGAACACTTGATGCATATGCCTCAACATATTTTGCTACAAAAAATAGCGGAGCTATCCAAAAAGCAGAATTCCCCGCAAGCTGAGGGTGGGAATGAAGCGTCTCCTTCTGGAGAGGGTTCACAATGA
- a CDS encoding M3 family oligoendopeptidase: MKQPLSLTWELDSIFPGGSSSSELESFLKNLEQDIAALQGLVKNAVSPTDVESTKALDEVIELLQSCSGRLVEVSSFAGCLGAQNQLDKGAVRLSAKVTSMRAGFEGVSSQFDNVLRQTSDKVWSEWMARPEIAPLTFVLSESRDLAREKMSPELESLALELAVDGYHGWSEHYDTIVSSIKIPFEDEEGTKLLSAGQASNKLDDPDPKVREAMFHKWEEAWTEAADNCADTLNHLAGFRLKLYKGRGWDDILKDPLNINRMTQDTLNAMWDVITNSKPALVAYLQRKAKLLGLDALSWVDVDAPVGKSSGKIPYDQAAKDIVTQFRKFSPKMAEFAEHAFDNNWIEVEDRNGKRPGGFCTSFPESKESRIFMTYSGTPSNVSTLAHELGHAYHSYLLDDQPVFNQNYAMNVAETASTFAEVIVSDAQVKAAGDAEEKLALLETKIQNSVAFFMNIHARFLFETRFYEKRKEGLVNAEELSELMVEAQKEAFCGVLSEYHPHFWASKLHFYITDVPFYNFPYTVGYMFSTGLYRLALQEGASFADKYDSLLEDTGVMTLEDLVLKHLGVDLTKPDFWQGATDLIVADINEFLEMTEHLV; this comes from the coding sequence ATGAAACAACCATTATCACTGACTTGGGAACTCGATTCCATATTTCCCGGAGGATCCTCCTCTTCTGAGTTAGAAAGCTTTTTGAAGAATCTAGAGCAAGATATTGCAGCCTTACAGGGGCTGGTGAAGAATGCTGTGTCTCCAACGGATGTTGAGTCTACAAAGGCGCTGGACGAGGTTATAGAACTGCTCCAGAGCTGTTCAGGAAGACTTGTGGAGGTATCTTCATTTGCAGGTTGTCTCGGAGCTCAGAATCAGTTAGACAAAGGTGCTGTTCGACTGTCGGCGAAAGTGACGAGTATGCGCGCTGGGTTCGAGGGGGTTAGCTCTCAATTTGATAATGTGCTTCGGCAGACTTCCGACAAGGTATGGTCGGAATGGATGGCACGGCCAGAGATTGCCCCTCTAACCTTTGTGCTAAGTGAAAGCCGTGATTTGGCCCGTGAAAAGATGAGCCCTGAGCTAGAGAGCTTAGCTTTGGAGTTAGCTGTTGATGGATATCACGGATGGAGCGAGCACTATGATACGATTGTAAGCTCGATTAAGATCCCGTTTGAGGATGAAGAAGGAACAAAGCTGCTATCTGCGGGTCAAGCTTCTAACAAGCTGGATGATCCAGATCCGAAAGTACGCGAAGCGATGTTCCACAAATGGGAAGAAGCGTGGACCGAAGCAGCCGATAACTGCGCGGATACCTTGAATCACTTAGCAGGGTTTCGTCTGAAGCTCTATAAAGGCAGAGGCTGGGATGATATACTGAAAGATCCGCTGAACATCAATCGTATGACACAAGATACTTTGAATGCGATGTGGGATGTGATTACGAATAGCAAGCCTGCACTCGTGGCCTACCTTCAACGCAAAGCAAAGCTGCTTGGATTGGATGCTCTCTCATGGGTGGATGTCGATGCTCCTGTGGGCAAATCTTCCGGTAAAATCCCTTATGATCAGGCCGCTAAAGATATCGTTACCCAGTTCCGAAAATTTAGTCCGAAGATGGCGGAGTTTGCAGAGCACGCTTTTGATAATAACTGGATTGAGGTTGAAGATCGTAACGGAAAACGTCCAGGTGGGTTCTGTACATCCTTCCCAGAGAGCAAGGAATCACGGATATTCATGACTTATAGCGGCACACCTTCCAATGTTTCAACATTGGCGCATGAGCTGGGGCATGCTTATCATTCTTATCTGCTGGATGACCAACCTGTATTTAATCAGAATTATGCCATGAACGTTGCAGAGACTGCTTCAACCTTCGCAGAGGTTATTGTGTCTGACGCTCAGGTTAAAGCGGCTGGCGATGCTGAAGAGAAGCTGGCGCTGCTTGAGACGAAGATTCAGAATAGCGTGGCCTTCTTTATGAACATTCACGCCCGGTTCTTGTTCGAGACTCGCTTTTATGAGAAACGTAAGGAAGGTCTTGTGAATGCTGAGGAGCTGTCTGAACTGATGGTGGAAGCGCAGAAGGAAGCTTTCTGTGGGGTGCTTTCGGAATACCATCCTCATTTCTGGGCTTCTAAGCTGCATTTTTATATCACTGATGTGCCGTTCTATAATTTCCCGTACACCGTTGGTTACATGTTCAGCACAGGCTTATATCGACTGGCTCTGCAAGAAGGAGCTTCCTTTGCAGACAAATACGATAGCTTGCTGGAAGATACTGGTGTTATGACTTTAGAGGATTTGGTACTTAAGCATCTGGGTGTAGATCTGACGAAGCCGGACTTCTGGCAAGGCGCTACAGATCTGATTGTGGCTGACATTAACGAGTTCTTAGAGATGACAGAGCATTTAGTATAA
- a CDS encoding O-methyltransferase translates to MLKTEQLSLARQMDMVFKELQEELSGLTSGTVFVQIRNNMIGKFGIRHNPLSGRCGGFTDVKEGMTDGQQSSFRLMALESLKYKRRWTHGEIAYEFAIRQGMVIVDATLESNYNMANLMIRSPRNAYADSSEQFFG, encoded by the coding sequence ATGCTTAAGACAGAACAATTATCATTGGCGAGACAGATGGACATGGTGTTTAAGGAGCTACAAGAAGAATTATCGGGATTAACTTCTGGTACGGTATTTGTGCAAATACGAAATAACATGATCGGCAAATTCGGCATACGACATAATCCTCTTTCTGGGCGGTGTGGGGGATTCACTGATGTGAAAGAAGGGATGACAGATGGACAGCAGTCATCGTTTCGCCTAATGGCGCTGGAAAGTCTGAAATACAAGCGTCGCTGGACGCATGGTGAGATTGCTTACGAATTCGCCATCAGACAGGGAATGGTGATTGTAGATGCTACGTTGGAGTCCAATTACAATATGGCGAATCTGATGATTCGCTCTCCTCGCAATGCCTATGCTGACAGCTCTGAACAATTTTTCGGTTAA
- a CDS encoding alpha/beta-type small acid-soluble spore protein, with protein MGQAGQGRSSRSNNLVVPQATAALQQLKYEAAQELGVSIPADGYYGNHTSRETGSLGGYITKRLVQLAEQQLSGRQ; from the coding sequence ATGGGTCAAGCAGGTCAAGGTCGTAGCAGCCGTTCCAATAACCTGGTCGTTCCTCAAGCAACTGCAGCTTTGCAACAGTTGAAATATGAAGCAGCACAGGAGCTTGGAGTATCGATCCCCGCAGACGGTTATTACGGGAATCACACTTCCCGCGAAACTGGTTCTCTAGGCGGTTACATTACTAAACGTCTAGTACAACTGGCAGAACAACAATTGTCTGGTCGTCAGTAA